Proteins found in one Brachypodium distachyon strain Bd21 chromosome 5, Brachypodium_distachyon_v3.0, whole genome shotgun sequence genomic segment:
- the LOC112269388 gene encoding brain acid soluble protein 1-like, with protein sequence MAQLHPMSFFTLAIFQHPCEVIKSEFIELGKNKIEQEWRRDWCWASTRAEGSDSDDSSLGVGGDLSDDDAPSAASGVAPREDDEEDDVPLVRRSAAERASRQEASPQPHGDAGVGASGGGDAAAAAAPTTPATPTAPPARSGPPARSILADRVLKLKPAGSSRKRGQTSASPAAPTKKPRPASGGGDQDAADAAVVTTPAAARDPRVPDSSSRGNGPAVVAGAVAAAPAPTEVQVIDLTGEVDDDAPTEVASVEALLQSATAPAGP encoded by the exons atggcgcaaCTTCACCCTatgtcgttcttcacattggctatTTTCCAACACCCCTGTGAAgt GatcaagtcggagttcatcgagctggggaagaacAAGATCGAGCAGGagtggcgccgcgactggtgctgg GCCTCCACCAGGGCTGAgggctcggactccgacgactcctcgctgGGCGTCGGAGGGGACCTCAGCGACGATGACGCTCCCTCGGCAGCTAGCGGGGTCGCGCCGAGGGAGGACGatgaggaagacgacgtccccctcgtgaggcggtccgcggcggagcgggcgagcAGGCAGGAGGCTAGCCCGCAGCCTCACGGCGACGCGGGGGTTGgtgcctccggcggcggcgatgcggcTGCAGCTGCCGCGCCGACCACCCCGGCGactccgacagctccccccgcgcgaagcggccctccggcgaggagcatcctggcggacagggtgctcaaacTCAAACCGGCGGG ttcgtcgaggaagagggggcagaccagcGCGTCACCGGCagccccaaccaagaagcctcgcccggcatcgggcggcggcgaccaagatGCCGCTGACGCAGCGGTTGTGACGACGCCAGCGGCCGCTCGGGACCCAAGGGTCCCCGATTCGAGCTCGCGAGGCAACGGCCCGGCGGTAG TTGCTGGAGCGgttgcggctgctcccgcgCCTACAGAGGTGCAGgtaatcgacctcaccggtgaggtcgacgacgatgctccgACGGAAGTTGCCTCCGTTGAAGCCCTTCTGCAATCGGCTACGGCGCCTGCTGGGCCGTGA